In Drosophila simulans strain w501 chromosome 3R, Prin_Dsim_3.1, whole genome shotgun sequence, a single window of DNA contains:
- the LOC6730234 gene encoding prolyl 4-hydroxylase subunit alpha-1 isoform X1 has translation MRGLTLLVGLFSLLAQGSLASDYFSSITGLEDLLHTEQYLTRELRSKVNTIKTALQHLESELSSIEKEHTMAASDTENYLTNPVNVYRLMKRLHTDWSLMEGRVQLMAEEMNFNATREYGLSYPSQEDVEGAALALVRLQSTYKLDVAQVAQGILNGVKYGSDMSWQDCFELGQQLFEMEDYNNTKVWLRESMERLRRQTSHASSHLAPTSGPDTVTLNKMEATAKSLFQLGDFDTAFELSQRVLQFDPKRIRNWHLGDKGTAPPEDIEDVYLPKHSDSYSLSQEFAKYEKVCRGEVHPIARQELRCRYSRGNHPYRFLAPLKLEEHSLDPYVATFHDMLSPRKISQLREMAVPRMHRSTVNPLPGGQLKKSAFRVSKNAWLAYESHPTMVGMLRDLKDATGLDTTFCEQLQVANYGVGGHYEPHWDFFRDPNHYPAEEGNRIATAIFYLSEVEQGGATAFPFLDIAVKPQLGNVLFWYNLHRSLDKDYRTKHAGCPVLKGSKWIGNVWIHEVTQTFARPCDVFRDHEVSLEYEIIK, from the exons ATGCGTGGACTCACGTTACTGGTGGGACTGTTCTCCTTACTGGCTCAGGGATCACTCGCCTCGGATTACTTTTCATCCATTACGGGTCTGGAGGATCTCTTGCATACGGAGCAGTATCTTACAAGGGAACTGAGGTCAAAGGTTAATACAATCAAAACTGCACTACAACACCTGGAGAG CGAGCTGTCCTCCATCGAAAAGGAGCACACCATGGCCGCATCGGACACGGAGAACTACCTGACCAACCCGGTGAATGTGTACCGCCTGATGAAGCGCCTCCACACGGACTGGTCTCTGATGGAGGGACGAGTGCAGCTGATGGCTGAGGAGATGA ATTTCAATGCTACCAGAGAGTACGGCCTGAGCTACCCCAGTCAGGAGGACGTGGAGGGTGCTGCCCTGGCCCTCGTCCGCCTGCAGAGCACCTACAAGCTGGACGTGGCCCAAGTGGCCCAGGGCATCCTGAATGGCGTCAAATACGG CTCCGATATGAGCTGGCAGGATTGCTTCGAGCTGGGTCAACAACTCTTTGAAATGGAGGACTACAACAACACCAAGGTCTGGCTGCGGGAATCGATGGAACGCTTGCGACGTCAGACCAGCCACGCCTCCAGCCACCTAGCGCCCACCAGCGGACCGGATACGGTTACCCTCAACAAAATGGAGGCGACGGCCAAGAGTTTGTTCCAATTGG GCGATTTCGACACGGCTTTCGAGCTGAGCCAGCGAGTCCTTCAGTTCGATCCCAAACGAATAAGGAACTGGCATCTCGGCGACAAGGGAACGGCGCCTCCGGAGGACATCGAAGATGTGTATCTACCAAAGCACTCGGACTCCTACAGC CTATCGCAGGAGTTCGCCAAATACGAAAAGGTGTGCCGCGGTGAGGTGCATCCAATTGCCCGCCAGGAGTTGCGGTGCCGCTATAGCCGGGGAAACCATCCGTATCGCTTTCTGGCGCCACTgaagctggaggagcacaGCCTGGATCCCTATGTGGCAACCTTCCACGACATGCTGAGTCCCCGAAAGATCTCGCAGCTCCGGGAAATGGCTGTTCCCCGCATGCATCGCTCCACAGTGAATCCCCTGCCCGGCGGACAGCTCAAAAAGTCCGCTTTCCGGGTGAGCAAAAATGCGTGGCTGGCGTACGAGTCCCATCCCACTATGGTGGGCATGCTCCGTGACCTGAAGGACGCCACCGGGCTGGACACCACCTTCTGCGAGCAGCTCCAGGTGGCCAACTACGGTGTGGGTGGGCACTACGAGCCGCACTGGGATTTCTTCCGGGACCCCAATCATTATCCGGCGGAGGAGGGCAACCGCATTGCCACTGCCATATTTTAT CTATCCGAGGTGGAGCAGGGCGGGGCCACCGCCTTTCCCTTCCTGGACATCGCCGTGAAGCCGCAGCTGGGCAACGTTCTCTTCTGGTACAACCTTCACCGCTCCCTGGACAAGGACTACCGCACCAAGCACGCCGGTTGTCCAGTGCTCAAGGGCAGCAAGTGGA TTGGCAACGTGTGGATACACGAGGTGACCCAGACCTTCGCCCGACCCTGCGACGTTTTCCGGGATCACGAGGTGTCACTGGAGTACGAGATAATCAAATAA
- the LOC6730233 gene encoding prolyl 4-hydroxylase subunit alpha-1 isoform X2, with amino-acid sequence MSWQDCFVLGQHLYALRDYNHTVPWLQQSMQLLGEQSYGSESASLDFMEAVVEYHREMGAHESALSLVNHVLSIEPDQRSHLLEARQQLEELITDGDKNGLLHLTARRPGDYHESREFRMYEQVCRGELAPLPSKQRSLRCRLRKSRLGYAPFKLEELHLDPLVVQLHQVIGSKDSESLQKTARPRIKRSTVYSLGGNGGSTAAAFRTSQGASINYSRNAATKLLSHHVGDFSGLNMDYAEDLQVANYGIGGHYEPHWDSFPENHIYQEGDLHGNRIATGIYYLSDVEAGGGTAFPFLPLLVTPEKGSLLFWYNLHPSGDQDFRTKHAACPVLQGSKWIANVWIRERNQDNVRPCDLKRGQEISLHYRDFD; translated from the exons ATGTCGTGGCAGGATTGCTTTGTCCTTGGCCAGCACCTGTACGCCTTGCGAGATTACAACCACACGGTGCCTTGGCTGCAGCAGTCGATGCAGTTGCTCGGAGAACAGTCCTACGGGTCGGAGTCGGCGTCCCTAGACTTTATGGAGGCAGTGGTGGAATATCATCGTGAGATGGGCGCCCACGAAAGTGCCCTGAGTCTGGTGAACCATGTGCTTTCCATAGAACCGGACCAAAGGAGTCACCTTCTAGAGGCTCGTCAGCAACTGGAGGAGCTAATCACGGATGGGGACAAGAACGGGTTGCTTCACTTGACAGCACGAAGACCTGGAGACTACCATGAATCCCGGGAGTTTCGTATGTACGAGCAGGTGTGTCGAGGCGAGCTGGCACCACTTCCATCCAAGCAAAGGAGTCTTAGGTGTCGCTTAAGGAAGAGTCGCTTGGGCTACGCTCCTTTTAAGTTGGAGGAGCTCCACCTGGACCCTCTAGTGGTGCAACTGCATCAGGTTATTGGCTCCAAAGACTCGGAATCCCTTCAGAAAACAGCTAGGCCTAGGATAAAAAGATCCACTGTGTACTCCTTGGGGGGAAATGGAGGTTCCACGGCAGCCGCCTTCCGCACCAGTCAAGGTGCCTCCATCAATTACTCCAGGAACGCAGCGACGAAACTTCTTAGCCATCATGTAGGTGACTTTTCCGGCTTGAATATGGATTATGCAGAGGATCTGCAAGTGGCAAACTATGGGATCGGTGGACACTATGAGCCGCATTGGGACAGCTTTCCCGAAAACCACATTTACCAGGAAGGAGATCTTCATGGCAACCGGATTGCAACGGGCATTTACTAC CTATCTGATGTAGAAGCCGGTGGAGGAACcgcatttccctttttgccACTGCTGGTGACCCCAGAAAAAGGAAGCCTTCTCTTTTGGTACAATCTACATCCCTCTGGAGACCAGGATTTTCGAACCAAACACGCTGCTTGTCCTGTTCTGCAGGGCAGCAAATGGA TTGCCAATGTATGGATTCGGGAACGCAATCAGGATAATGTAAGGCCCTGCGATCTCAAAAGGGGCCAGGAAATCTCACTGCATTACAGGGACTTCGACTAG
- the LOC6730232 gene encoding prolyl 4-hydroxylase subunit alpha-1 — MLDRHCLYVGIFQLIILAGVANGEFYSSVDSMQDLAQVEEELLNATRSYVESQQKQLDFYRRYVEQIKQEHEWATSQLKLDDYLGHPLHAFRLIKRLVQDWDALIFEPILANNAREEFRAFVEVLSRDLGYPDQSELQGAIKGLARLQKVYNLATSDLADGIIGGFTYGSDLQWRECYEIGVQLFDLGEYQRSLEWLQVAFILLQNSPREEKDEDHYYSDIREYASMANFELGNPKKAGRLLSQILESQPTHSAQQTQKYLESRVSGKNVKETNPSWFSNYTRLCQGRRLPEERSGDPLSCYLDGKRHAYFTLAPLQVEPVHLDPDINVYHGMLSSKQILSIFEEADKEEMVRSAVAGDGGKRTVRDLRVSQQTWLDYKSPVMNSVSRIIQFVSGFDMAGAEYMQVANYGVGGQYEPHPDYFEVNLPKNFEGDRISTSMFYLSDVEQGGYTVFTKLNVFLPPVKGALVMWHNLHRSLDVDARTLHAGCPVIVGSKRIGNVWMHSGYQEFRRPCNLTSDSYKSLAYRD, encoded by the exons ATGTTGGATCGGCACTGTCTTTATGTTGGGATTTTCCAGCTTATAATTTTGGCTGGAGTAGCGAATGGTGAGTTTTACTCATCGGTTGACAGCATGCAGGATTTAGCACAAGTGGAAGAAGAACTCCTAAATGCCACGCGTTCGTATGTGGAGTCCCAGCAAAAGCAGCTTGACTTCTACCGCAG GTATGTTGAGCAAATAAAACAGGAACATGAGTGGGCGACATCCCAATTAAAGCTGGATGACTATCTCGGACACCCATTGCATGCCTTTAGATTGATCAAGCGATTGGTTCAGGATTGGGATGCACTGATCTTTGAACCCATACTCGCCAACAACGCCAGAGAAG AGTTCCGTGCATTCGTGGAGGTTCTGAGCAGGGACTTGGGCTACCCAGATCAATCTGAGCTCCAGGGAGCCATCAAGGGCTTGGCCAGGCTACAGAAGGTCTATAATCTCGCGACCTCGGATTTGGCCGATGGCATCATCGGTGGTTTTACCTACGGTTCGGACTTACAATGGCGTGAATGCTACGAAATAGGCGTACAGCTCTTCGATCTCGGAGAATATCAGAGATCTCTGGAATGGCTTCAAGTGGCATTTATCCTTCTCCAAAATAGTCCAAGAGAGGAAAAAGATGAGGATCACTACTATTCGGATATCCGTGAGTATGCATCCATGGCTAATTTTGAGTTGGGCAATCCAAAGAAAGCCGGAAGACTACTGAGTCAGATCCTTGAATCGCAACCAACACATTCCGCCCAGCAAACTCAAAAGTATCTGGAGAGCAGGGTGTCAGGAAAGAATGTCAAGGAGACGAACCCCTCTTGGTTTTCCAACTATACTAGGTTATGCCAGGGCAGAAGATTGCCCGAAGAGCGAAGTGGTGATCCCTTAAGTTGCTACCTGGATGGAAAACGCCATGCTTACTTCACCTTGGCTCCATTGCAAGTGGAACCGGTACACTTGGATCCGGATATAAATGTTTATCACGGAATGCTGAGCTCCAAACAGATTTTATCCATCTTCGAGGAAGCGGACAAGGAGGAGATGGTTCGGTCCGCTGTTGCCGGAGATGGTGGAAAACGCACCGTGAGAGACTTGCGGGTCAGTCAGCAAACCTGGCTCGACTACAAGTCCCCGGTGATGAATTCCGTGAGTCGGATCATCCAGTTTGTATCTGGATTCGATATGGCCGGAGCGGAGTATATGCAGGTGGCCAACTACGGAGTTGGAGGGCAGTACGAGCCGCATCCGGATTACTTTGAGGTCAATCTGCCGAAGAACTTCGAAGGAGATCGCATCTCCACCAGCATGTTTTAT CTCTCTGATGTGGAACAAGGAGGTTATACCGTCTTCACCAAGCTTAATGTATTCCTGCCTCCTGTCAAAGGAGCTCTGGTCATGTGGCACAATCTTCATCGATCCCTGGATGTGGATGCTCGCACTTTGCATGCTGGCTGTCCAGTAATCGTGGGTTCCAAGCGGA TTGGCAATGTCTGGATGCACTCGGGCTACCAGGAGTTCCGTCGTCCCTGCAACCTCACCTCAGATAGCTACAAGTCGCTGGCCTATCGAGATTAG
- the LOC6730233 gene encoding prolyl 4-hydroxylase subunit alpha-2 isoform X1: MLLAKCVLLLVLQVLSCRGEFFSSTSGLEKLFETEVVLLAELQNYVNEINQHAEALQSEIDAIRVEHLNAADGIDDYLNNPVNAFRLIKRLHSDWETFEGSVTADSSRSNYLDTMARLKENLSFPSQDDFVGSAIALTRLQQTYQLDVAELASGILNGVKYGTAMSWQDCFVLGQHLYALRDYNHTVPWLQQSMQLLGEQSYGSESASLDFMEAVVEYHREMGAHESALSLVNHVLSIEPDQRSHLLEARQQLEELITDGDKNGLLHLTARRPGDYHESREFRMYEQVCRGELAPLPSKQRSLRCRLRKSRLGYAPFKLEELHLDPLVVQLHQVIGSKDSESLQKTARPRIKRSTVYSLGGNGGSTAAAFRTSQGASINYSRNAATKLLSHHVGDFSGLNMDYAEDLQVANYGIGGHYEPHWDSFPENHIYQEGDLHGNRIATGIYYLSDVEAGGGTAFPFLPLLVTPEKGSLLFWYNLHPSGDQDFRTKHAACPVLQGSKWIANVWIRERNQDNVRPCDLKRGQEISLHYRDFD, translated from the exons atgcttttggccaagtgcgTTCTTCTCTTGGTCCTGCAGGTATTATCCTGCCGCGGCGAGTTCTTCAGTTCCACCTCGGGCCTGGAAAAGCTGTTCGAAACGGAGGTCGTTCTCCTGGCAGAGCTGCAAAATTATGTGAATGAAATTAACCAGCACGCTGAGGCGCTACAGAG TGAGATTGATGCCATCCGCGTGGAGCACCTGAATGCCGCCGATGGAATCGACGACTACCTCAACAATCCGGTGAACGCGTTCCGGCTGATAAAACGCCTTCACAGCGATTGGGAAACCTTCGAGGGCAGTGTTACGGCGGATTCGAGTCGCTCAA ACTATCTAGATACCATGGCGAGACTTAAGGAGAATCTGAGCTTTCCTTCACAGGACGATTTTGTGGGATCGGCGATAGCTCTTACGCGACTTCAGCAGACTTATCAATTGGATGTGGCTGAGCTGGCCAGTGGAATCCTGAATGGCGTTAAATATGG TACGGCCATGTCGTGGCAGGATTGCTTTGTCCTTGGCCAGCACCTGTACGCCTTGCGAGATTACAACCACACGGTGCCTTGGCTGCAGCAGTCGATGCAGTTGCTCGGAGAACAGTCCTACGGGTCGGAGTCGGCGTCCCTAGACTTTATGGAGGCAGTGGTGGAATATCATCGTGAGATGGGCGCCCACGAAAGTGCCCTGAGTCTGGTGAACCATGTGCTTTCCATAGAACCGGACCAAAGGAGTCACCTTCTAGAGGCTCGTCAGCAACTGGAGGAGCTAATCACGGATGGGGACAAGAACGGGTTGCTTCACTTGACAGCACGAAGACCTGGAGACTACCATGAATCCCGGGAGTTTCGTATGTACGAGCAGGTGTGTCGAGGCGAGCTGGCACCACTTCCATCCAAGCAAAGGAGTCTTAGGTGTCGCTTAAGGAAGAGTCGCTTGGGCTACGCTCCTTTTAAGTTGGAGGAGCTCCACCTGGACCCTCTAGTGGTGCAACTGCATCAGGTTATTGGCTCCAAAGACTCGGAATCCCTTCAGAAAACAGCTAGGCCTAGGATAAAAAGATCCACTGTGTACTCCTTGGGGGGAAATGGAGGTTCCACGGCAGCCGCCTTCCGCACCAGTCAAGGTGCCTCCATCAATTACTCCAGGAACGCAGCGACGAAACTTCTTAGCCATCATGTAGGTGACTTTTCCGGCTTGAATATGGATTATGCAGAGGATCTGCAAGTGGCAAACTATGGGATCGGTGGACACTATGAGCCGCATTGGGACAGCTTTCCCGAAAACCACATTTACCAGGAAGGAGATCTTCATGGCAACCGGATTGCAACGGGCATTTACTAC CTATCTGATGTAGAAGCCGGTGGAGGAACcgcatttccctttttgccACTGCTGGTGACCCCAGAAAAAGGAAGCCTTCTCTTTTGGTACAATCTACATCCCTCTGGAGACCAGGATTTTCGAACCAAACACGCTGCTTGTCCTGTTCTGCAGGGCAGCAAATGGA TTGCCAATGTATGGATTCGGGAACGCAATCAGGATAATGTAAGGCCCTGCGATCTCAAAAGGGGCCAGGAAATCTCACTGCATTACAGGGACTTCGACTAG
- the LOC6730231 gene encoding serine protease 1 — MLGPFLKTAQVVRPAKMKLFVFLALAVVAATAIPTPEQKLVPTPVKDVKIQGRITNGYPAYEGKVPYIVGLLFSGNGNWWCGGSIIGNTWVLTAAHCTNGANGVTINYGASLRNQPQYTHWVGSGNFVQHHHYNSGNLHNDISLIRTPHVDFWHLVNKVELPSFNDRYQDYAGWWAVASGWGGTYDGSPLPDWLQAVDVQIMSQGDCSRTWSLHDNMICINTNGGKSTCGGDSGGPLVTHEGNRLVGVTSFVSSAGCQSGAPAVFSRVTGYLDWIRDNTGISY, encoded by the coding sequence ATGCTCGGTCCGTTTCTGAAAACGGCACAAGTTGTTAGACCTGCCAAGATGAAACTCTTCGTATTCCTGGCTCTGGCCGTGGTCGCCGCCACAGCCATTCCTACCCCGGAGCAAAAGTTGGTCCCCACCCCGGTGAAGGATGTCAAGATCCAGGGTCGCATTACCAACGGCTACCCAGCCTACGAGGGCAAAGTGCCCTACATCGTGGGTCTGCTGTTCAGCGGCAATGGAAActggtggtgcggtggctCGATCATCGGCAACACCTGGGTTCTGACCGCCGCTCACTGCACCAACGGAGCCAATGGAGTGACGATCAACTACGGAGCCAGTCTGCGCAACCAGCCCCAGTACACCCACTGGGTTGGAAGCGGAAACTTCGTCCAGCACCACCACTACAACAGCGGCAACCTGCACAACGACATCTCCCTGATCCGCACCCCGCACGTCGACTTCTGGCACCTGGTCAACAAGGTGGAGCTGCCCAGCTTCAACGACCGTTACCAGGACTACGCTGGATGGTGGGCCGTGGCCTCCGGATGGGGCGGCACCTACGATGGCAGCCCACTGCCCGACTGGCTCCAGGCCGTCGATGTCCAGATCATGTCCCAGGGTGATTGCAGCCGCACTTGGTCTCTCCACGACAACATGATTTGCATCAACACCAACGGCGGAAAGTCCACCTGCGGAGGTGACTCCGGTGGTCCCCTGGTCACACACGAGGGCAACCGCTTGGTCGGAGTGACCTCTTTCGTCTCCTCCGCCGGCTGCCAGTCTGGTGCTCCCGCTGTCTTCAGCCGTGTCACCGGATACTTGGACTGGATCCGCGACAACACCGGCATCTCGTACTAA
- the LOC6740467 gene encoding serine protease 1, whose translation MKLFVFLALAVAAATALPALPAQEDQKLTPVPIKDIQGRITNGYPAYEGKVPYIVGLLFSGNGNWWCGGSIIGNTWVLTAAHCTNGANGVTINYGASLRNQPQFSHWVGSGNIVQHHHYNSGNLHNDISLIRTPHVDFWHLVNKVELPSFNDRYQDYAGWWAVASGWGGTYDGSPLPDWLQAVDVQIMSQGDCSRSWSLHENMICINTNGGKSTCGGDSGGPLVTHEGNRLVGVTSFGSAAGCMSGAPAVFSRVTGYLDWIRDNTGISY comes from the coding sequence ATGAAACTGTTCGTATTCCTGGCTCTGGCCGTGGCCGCAGCCACTGCCCTGCCTGCCCTTCCTGCCCAGGAAGACCAGAAGTTGACCCCCGTGCCCATCAAGGACATCCAGGGTCGCATTACCAACGGCTACCCAGCCTACGAGGGCAAGGTGCCCTACATCGTGGGTCTCCTTTTCAGCGGCAATGGAAActggtggtgcggtggctCGATCATCGGCAACACCTGGGTGCTGACCGCCGCTCACTGCACCAACGGAGCCAATGGAGTGACCATCAACTACGGAGCCAGCCTGCGCAACCAGCCCCAGTTCTCCCACTGGGTGGGCAGTGGTAACATCGTCCAGCACCACCACTACAACAGCGGCAACCTGCACAACGACATCTCCCTGATCCGTACCCCGCATGTCGACTTCTGGCACCTGGTCAACAAGGTGGAGCTGCCCAGCTTCAACGACCGTTACCAGGACTACGCTGGATGGTGGGCCGTCGCCTCCGGATGGGGCGGCACCTACGATGGCAGCCCACTGCCCGACTGGCTCCAGGCCGTCGATGTCCAGATCATGTCCCAGGGTGATTGCAGTCGCTCGTGGTCTCTCCACGAGAACATGATCTGCATCAACACGAACGGCGGCAAGTCCACCTGTGGAGGTGACTCTGGTGGTCCCCTGGTCACACACGAGGGCAACCGCCTGGTCGGAGTGACTTCCTTCGGCTCCGCCGCTGGCTGCATGTCTGGTGCTCCCGCTGTCTTCAGCCGTGTCACCGGATACTTGGACTGGATCCGCGACAACACCGGCATTTCCTACTAA
- the LOC6730230 gene encoding serine protease 1, with protein sequence MKLFVFLALAVAAATALPALPAQQDQKLTPVPIKDIQGRITNGYPAYEGKVPYIVGLLFSGNGNWWCGGSIIGNTWVLTAAHCTNGANGVTINYGASLRNQPQFSHWVGSGNIVQHHHYNSGNLHNDISLIRTPHVDFWHLVNKVELPSFNDRYQDYAGWWAVASGWGGTYDGSPLPDWLQAVDVQIMSQGDCSRSWSLHENMICINTNGGKSTCGGDSGGPLVTHEGNRLVGVTSFGSAAGCMSGAPAVFSRVTGYLDWIRDNTGISY encoded by the coding sequence ATGAAACTGTTCGTATTCCTGGCTCTGGCCGTGGCCGCAGCCACTGCCCTGCCTGCCCTTCCTGCTCAGCAGGACCAGAAGTTGACCCCCGTGCCCATCAAGGACATCCAGGGTCGCATTACCAACGGCTACCCAGCCTACGAGGGCAAGGTGCCCTACATCGTGGGTCTGCTGTTCAGCGGCAATGGAAActggtggtgcggtggctCGATCATTGGCAACACCTGGGTGCTGACCGCCGCTCACTGCACCAACGGAGCCAATGGAGTGACCATCAACTACGGAGCCAGCCTGCGCAACCAGCCCCAGTTCTCCCACTGGGTGGGCAGTGGTAACATCGTCCAGCACCACCACTACAACAGCGGCAACCTGCACAACGATATCTCCCTGATCCGCACCCCGCATGTCGACTTCTGGCACCTGGTCAACAAGGTGGAGCTGCCCAGCTTCAACGACCGTTACCAGGACTACGCTGGATGGTGGGCCGTCGCCTCCGGATGGGGCGGCACCTACGATGGCAGCCCACTGCCCGACTGGCTCCAGGCCGTCGATGTCCAGATCATGTCCCAGGGTGATTGCAGCCGCTCGTGGTCTCTCCATGAGAACATGATCTGCATCAACACGAACGGCGGCAAGTCCACCTGTGGAGGTGACTCTGGTGGTCCCCTGGTCACACACGAGGGCAACCGCCTGGTCGGAGTGACTTCCTTCGGCTCCGCCGCTGGCTGCATGTCTGGTGCTCCTGCTGTTTTCAGCCGTGTCACCGGCTACTTGGACTGGATCCGCGACAACACCGGCATTTCCTACTAA
- the LOC6730234 gene encoding prolyl 4-hydroxylase subunit alpha-1 isoform X2 translates to MASNTAFIFSSDMSWQDCFELGQQLFEMEDYNNTKVWLRESMERLRRQTSHASSHLAPTSGPDTVTLNKMEATAKSLFQLGDFDTAFELSQRVLQFDPKRIRNWHLGDKGTAPPEDIEDVYLPKHSDSYSLSQEFAKYEKVCRGEVHPIARQELRCRYSRGNHPYRFLAPLKLEEHSLDPYVATFHDMLSPRKISQLREMAVPRMHRSTVNPLPGGQLKKSAFRVSKNAWLAYESHPTMVGMLRDLKDATGLDTTFCEQLQVANYGVGGHYEPHWDFFRDPNHYPAEEGNRIATAIFYLSEVEQGGATAFPFLDIAVKPQLGNVLFWYNLHRSLDKDYRTKHAGCPVLKGSKWIGNVWIHEVTQTFARPCDVFRDHEVSLEYEIIK, encoded by the exons ATGGCGTCAAATACGG CCTTTATTTTTAGCTCCGATATGAGCTGGCAGGATTGCTTCGAGCTGGGTCAACAACTCTTTGAAATGGAGGACTACAACAACACCAAGGTCTGGCTGCGGGAATCGATGGAACGCTTGCGACGTCAGACCAGCCACGCCTCCAGCCACCTAGCGCCCACCAGCGGACCGGATACGGTTACCCTCAACAAAATGGAGGCGACGGCCAAGAGTTTGTTCCAATTGG GCGATTTCGACACGGCTTTCGAGCTGAGCCAGCGAGTCCTTCAGTTCGATCCCAAACGAATAAGGAACTGGCATCTCGGCGACAAGGGAACGGCGCCTCCGGAGGACATCGAAGATGTGTATCTACCAAAGCACTCGGACTCCTACAGC CTATCGCAGGAGTTCGCCAAATACGAAAAGGTGTGCCGCGGTGAGGTGCATCCAATTGCCCGCCAGGAGTTGCGGTGCCGCTATAGCCGGGGAAACCATCCGTATCGCTTTCTGGCGCCACTgaagctggaggagcacaGCCTGGATCCCTATGTGGCAACCTTCCACGACATGCTGAGTCCCCGAAAGATCTCGCAGCTCCGGGAAATGGCTGTTCCCCGCATGCATCGCTCCACAGTGAATCCCCTGCCCGGCGGACAGCTCAAAAAGTCCGCTTTCCGGGTGAGCAAAAATGCGTGGCTGGCGTACGAGTCCCATCCCACTATGGTGGGCATGCTCCGTGACCTGAAGGACGCCACCGGGCTGGACACCACCTTCTGCGAGCAGCTCCAGGTGGCCAACTACGGTGTGGGTGGGCACTACGAGCCGCACTGGGATTTCTTCCGGGACCCCAATCATTATCCGGCGGAGGAGGGCAACCGCATTGCCACTGCCATATTTTAT CTATCCGAGGTGGAGCAGGGCGGGGCCACCGCCTTTCCCTTCCTGGACATCGCCGTGAAGCCGCAGCTGGGCAACGTTCTCTTCTGGTACAACCTTCACCGCTCCCTGGACAAGGACTACCGCACCAAGCACGCCGGTTGTCCAGTGCTCAAGGGCAGCAAGTGGA TTGGCAACGTGTGGATACACGAGGTGACCCAGACCTTCGCCCGACCCTGCGACGTTTTCCGGGATCACGAGGTGTCACTGGAGTACGAGATAATCAAATAA